In Glycine max cultivar Williams 82 chromosome 10, Glycine_max_v4.0, whole genome shotgun sequence, the DNA window TAATTAATGAATAGCGAGAGAAAGAGTTAGGAAAGACGACAAAGATACCTGCAATGATATCGGCCCCACCGCTGATGAACTTGGAGATACTGTGAACGACAACATCAGCACCAAGACGCGCTGGCGAAAGCACCATGGGCGCGAACGTGTTGTCCACCACCACCGTCACTCCCTTCCGGTGTGCCATGTGGCACAGTTCAGGTATGTTCGCAACCGTAAGGGTGGGGTTGGAAACAGATTCGAAGTAAAGCACTTTTGTTTTCCCTTCTACTATGGCAGCATCAACCATGTCAAGATCCGTCACCTCCACGAAGCTAGTGGATATTCCGCACGTGCGCGGGAGAAAGTGTGAGAGGAGCGCGTGGGTCCCACCGTAGAGAGTTCTGGAGGCGACCACGTGTTCGCCGTGGCTGCAGAGCTGGAGGAGGACGGCGGAGATGGCGGACATGCCGCTGGCGGTGCAGTAGGCGGCCTCGGTGCCTTCGAGGGCGGCCATGAGGCGACTGAGGCTCAGCACCGTCGGGTTGAAGTGGCGGCTGTAGATGAAGAAGTCGCGGTCGGGGCCGAGTTCTCCGGCGAACATGCGCCGCATCGTCTCCGGCTCCATCACCGTGAACGTCGCCGACGCCTCGATCGACATGTTCACCCCGCCGTGCTCCCCGAACTCGTGCCGCGCGCTCGCCAGCGCCGCCGCCGGGTCCGCCTCGCCCTGCTGCAACAGCAGCTTCTTCGCCTCGCCGCCGTCCACGTCATCGGAACGGTTGCGCTTCGGTGTGGCCAAAACGTAAGTGTCCCCCATACTGAAGGAAACTAAAAGCTTtaatattgtgatgaatgaaaaCGGAGAAAAACGTGACTTACTTCTTGCTACTAGTTTGGCAACTACCACTGCCACGGAAGCTCTTGTTTTCTATGTACAAATTCGTTTTGATCATAACttgtatttataattgtttgaggattgattgataaattaattgttttaagtCATTTCAGCTTCATCCTCCACGTTCTTTGCTGCAAGGACAGTGGGACACCTCGTCCTTATTGCCACGTGACGAGTATTATCTTAACgacaaaatgtaaataaataaatatatcttttagaaaagtatattgttttaaattagatttctttttttttttaaataaaaaaaaaaaagtttagcaAGTAGGTTTCTAATTGGTAGACTTTCTTAACGGAGAGGatagattcaaaattttaagtgGAGATCATCTTATCTAAGTTGTACTAGTATACTTGTTGGACAAACTCGTTTTGAATGTTAATTTCTATGCATAATTGTTGGGAATATAATTGCAAACGAGGACATGGACCTCAATTTCAGCTTAATCCTTTCACGCCATATTGCTCCGTTAGACACCTCATTCTGGCGTGAGCATTAGCAGACTTTAAAACAACtatcatttattgtttttatttttctattaattattatatagttCCAAACTTCCAGTTAGTCTCATATATAGTATCATCGAGatatataaactttatttttatgtctttaattccaaaattatcgctcttaagttgatttttaaaacTGTATTATATTtctctattaatatttttctctaagaaCTTAAACAcgtttataaatttgttttttaattacaagAAAATGAAGTTCAAACAATATACGAGGGAGAACATGATGCGATGGGCGGAGAAACAAACATCTACGTCCATGTACCATGCGTCACCTATACTTAACACGGTTGTCGTACGTATATATTGACTTCAACCATATATAGGGCTTAACTTTGATATTAGGATCAAATTAAGTAACGAGTATCAAAATCAAATACGTGTACGTTTAACAGTGAGGTGGGTAAACTGGTCAATCCGGTGCCTTTTTTCAAGAACTGTCAACTTGCATTTTAGTAAACGGATTGGGCTGATTTGGTTTTATGGACTAGAATGGGTAAAGTAAGGTTTAAGTTACTTCAAAGTTAGGTATTATATTATTGGTTCCTAACTTCCTATACACGAGGCAATGGGACTATTTCATGCACTCTCTTGGACGACACAAATGGGATTGGAGAACATCATCTTTCAACTAGATTGCAAGGCAAACTTGATAGATTGTAAGACAGTGGTTGATTCAATAAATGGTTCCTGCATTGGTTACCCTGTGTTTCATTTCATATTATCCAAAtgtaaaaattcattttcatttattctaGACTCTAGGGTGAGTTTTGTACAGAGTTAAATCAATCAAGTCGCTCATACACTAGTTAGAACATCTAAGTCTTATGTTGGCCATTATGTTCCCAATTGTATTCTTCATTGTATTTTCTACctta includes these proteins:
- the LOC100808736 gene encoding methionine gamma-lyase; this translates as MGDTYVLATPKRNRSDDVDGGEAKKLLLQQGEADPAAALASARHEFGEHGGVNMSIEASATFTVMEPETMRRMFAGELGPDRDFFIYSRHFNPTVLSLSRLMAALEGTEAAYCTASGMSAISAVLLQLCSHGEHVVASRTLYGGTHALLSHFLPRTCGISTSFVEVTDLDMVDAAIVEGKTKVLYFESVSNPTLTVANIPELCHMAHRKGVTVVVDNTFAPMVLSPARLGADVVVHSISKFISGGADIIAGAVCGPARLVNAMMDLQQGSLMLLGPTMNAKVAFELSERIPHLGLRMKEHSNRALEFATRLKRLGMRVIYPGLEEHPQHQLLKSMHNKDYGYGGLMCVDMETEERANRFMSHLQNYGQFGFMAVSLGYYETLMSCSGSSTSSELSTEEKELAGISPGLVRMSIGYIGTLEQKWSQLQKALTRLNDSGYNKIA